Proteins co-encoded in one Corvus moneduloides isolate bCorMon1 chromosome 7, bCorMon1.pri, whole genome shotgun sequence genomic window:
- the FAM237A gene encoding protein FAM237A, producing MDLGSRGRIHCTMRLTCSLLLMAVFCVKPFLCHSQIDPLALGRADPQCWESSSAVLLEMRKPRISDSVSGFWDFMIFLKSSENLKHGALFWDLAQLFWDIYVDCVLSRTHGLGRRQLAEAEQKIATLHSQFTGRNQGTFSHIQRSPVLKKKDSFEDLITIHIHKSRSILLGRIIGELGKKRKLHT from the exons ATGGATCttggaagcagaggaagaatCCACTGCACCATGAGACTCACCTGCTCTCTCTTACTTATGGCAGTGTTCTGTGTGAAACCCTTCCTCTGCCATAGTCAAATTGATCCACTAGCTCTTGGGCGAGCAGACCCCCAGTGCTGGGAATCCTCCTCAGCTGTTCTACTAGAGATGAGGAAGCCTCGCATTTCTGACTCTGTCAGTGGCTTTTGGGACTTCATGATCTTTCTGAAATCCTCAGAGAACTTGAAACATGGGGCTTTGTTCTGGGATCTGGCTCAGCTCTTCTGGGATATCTATGTGGACTGTGTGCTCTCCAGAACCCATGGCCTAGGCAGAAGGCAGCTGGCAGAAGCTGAGCAGAAGATTGCTACCCTACATTCTCAGTTCACAGGGAGAAACCAAG GGACATTTTCTCATATTCAGAGGTCACCAGTTCTGAAGAAGAAAGACTCATTTGAAGATTTAATAACTATCCACATACACAAAAGTAGATCTATATTACTTGGAAGAATCATTGGAGAGctaggaaaaaagaggaaattacaCACTTAG